The sequence below is a genomic window from Mycobacterium heidelbergense.
GCGCAAACGCGAACCGATGTCGAAGGACGAGTTGGACTTTGCGAAGCAACTCGTCGCCGCTCGTAGCTCCTTGATGGCGCTGTGCATCCCCGGCGCCCTGTTCATGGTGGGATGCTTTTATGTGTTTGGCAGCCTTTACCACTTGCATGGAGCGACGCCCTCCGAGCGGACGTTTCTCGGGGTGTTCCCCATGCTGGCCTCCACGAACTTCACCGTTCAGATTCTCCGAAGCGCAAGGCTGAAGCGACGCCTGCAGAAAATGTCCTGACGCACCACAAGGCTGTGGTGGTAGCCGACGGCACCGGCGGTCTTCGCCGGTGCCAAGCGGGCCGTCATGTTCCCATTAGGCACATGACCGTCTACTATCTGCATGGGCGTGAGGGCGGGGGCGGGATGAGCGTGCGAGATCCGGAACCGGAGTCGGAGAGGTGATCGAATGAGCCCTCGTTCGGCCGGCAGAAGAGTCTTGGCCCGGGTCTGGATGCCTCTGGTCGCCGTCGTCGCGCTCGGTGTGGGTGGGGTGGCCATGTGGAAGGTGCACGAGTTCTCCAATCCCCCGCCCGTCATCACCGTCAATCAGCCGGCGGCACCGCCGGAGTTCAGTATCAAACGGCTCACCTATGAGTTGTTCGGCTCCGTCGGGCAAGGGGGGATGCTCGTCTGGGTGGACATCGACGGGCATCCGCATCAGGTCAAT
It includes:
- a CDS encoding MmpS family transport accessory protein, producing the protein MSPRSAGRRVLARVWMPLVAVVALGVGGVAMWKVHEFSNPPPVITVNQPAAPPEFSIKRLTYELFGSVGQGGMLVWVDIDGHPHQVNLTTLPWSHTEATTLTVVSGSISAQVHGGEVGCRLRVNGVVRAEQSDTHQDAHVFCLVKSA